In a genomic window of Dyadobacter fermentans DSM 18053:
- a CDS encoding acyltransferase family protein has protein sequence MLNSIQILRAIAALFVVFAHFEYIKPTIGGFGVDIFFIISGFIMAYIVDKSTASFLYRRIIRIVPLYYSMTLLTTGLYLAKPTWFRNVIITPEAIVKSLLFIPYRIKGSGPILSLGWTLNYEMFFYLAIAIFVTIFKGKKGMIACLTGLSAFVLISTLFPSDNHMLRFWGGTIVLEFVAGGILFYLWKSKLLFLSKPAKTAGIVLGFLSLLFLMYADYTTDPYSIRFLLFGIPSFFLAAGFLLLEGRVDSTNKVHSKMILLGDSSYAMYLVHPFVIYGFLRLIFVRLSPEGEIYELIGLILSMIAVCLVSIAIHKWFEKPVIALLKSFLDKRFDPKKAKLNEKAVI, from the coding sequence ATGCTTAACAGTATCCAGATTCTGCGGGCAATCGCCGCACTTTTTGTAGTATTCGCACACTTTGAATATATCAAGCCAACGATCGGCGGATTCGGTGTTGATATATTCTTCATCATCAGCGGATTTATCATGGCGTACATCGTCGACAAAAGCACGGCGTCATTTCTCTACCGCCGCATCATCCGGATCGTACCGCTTTACTATTCCATGACATTGCTGACGACCGGTCTCTATCTGGCCAAACCTACATGGTTTCGGAACGTCATTATCACCCCTGAGGCCATTGTAAAATCGCTGCTGTTCATCCCCTACCGCATCAAAGGAAGCGGCCCCATTCTGTCGCTGGGCTGGACACTGAATTACGAAATGTTCTTCTACCTCGCTATCGCCATTTTTGTAACCATCTTTAAAGGAAAGAAAGGCATGATAGCCTGTTTGACAGGCCTGTCGGCATTTGTGTTGATTTCCACTCTGTTCCCCTCCGACAACCACATGCTGCGCTTTTGGGGCGGAACGATCGTTCTTGAATTTGTAGCGGGCGGCATCTTGTTTTATTTGTGGAAAAGCAAACTGCTTTTCCTGTCCAAGCCGGCGAAAACCGCGGGGATCGTCTTAGGGTTTCTAAGTCTCCTTTTTTTGATGTACGCCGACTACACAACAGATCCTTATTCCATCCGTTTCCTGCTGTTCGGAATCCCGTCATTTTTCCTGGCGGCCGGCTTTTTATTGCTGGAAGGCCGCGTTGACAGCACTAATAAAGTTCACTCCAAGATGATACTCCTGGGTGATTCCAGTTATGCTATGTATCTGGTACATCCATTCGTGATATATGGTTTTTTGCGACTGATATTCGTGCGCCTCAGTCCCGAAGGGGAGATCTACGAACTGATCGGCCTGATACTTTCGATGATCGCGGTTTGCCTGGTAAGCATTGCAATTCACAAATGGTTTGAGAAGCCTGTTATCGCGCTGCTGAAATCATTTCTGGACAAGCGCTTTGATCCAAAAAAAGCCAAACTGAACGAAAAGGCGGTCATTTGA
- a CDS encoding ATP-dependent DNA ligase, giving the protein MKQFAELFMNLDRTNKTNAKVELLKNYFLTASDEDKLWALTLFTGRRPSFKVNRTQVKGWAAAEAGVPMWLFQESYQSVGDLGETISLLLPRTSLGGSDKSLSEWFRYLGMLPGMSDEEKRDHIMQAWMQLSQHETFVFNKLLMGSFRIGVSQTLVVRALAEATETDSNVIAHRVMGQWDPLETTFEQLILDKGENDNASRPYPFFLAYPIEGDVADLGEAIDWFAEWKWDGIRSQVIYRNQELFIWTRGEELSTEKFPELHFLSDVLPEGTVLDGEIVTYMNGRPMPFNVLQTRIGRKNLSKKVLEEAPVAFLAYDILEANGVDIRGLTQEQRRAQLEAIHANVPPQNHFNLSPLIDFTDWQQLRELHPQSRENIAEGFMIKRKAGIYQVGRKKGDWWKWKIDPLSVDAVLIYAQKGSGRRAELFTDYTFAVWGDDGKLVPFAKAYSGLTDAEIGQVDYFIKRNVLEKFGPVRTVKPELVFEIGFEGINESSRHKSGIAVRFPRILRWRKDKKAAEADSLQSLRAILEGFK; this is encoded by the coding sequence ATGAAACAGTTTGCCGAACTCTTCATGAACCTCGACCGCACGAATAAAACCAATGCGAAGGTCGAACTGCTGAAAAACTACTTCCTGACGGCGTCGGACGAGGATAAGCTGTGGGCGCTCACATTGTTTACCGGCCGCAGGCCGTCGTTCAAGGTCAATCGTACGCAGGTGAAGGGATGGGCGGCAGCGGAAGCCGGCGTGCCGATGTGGCTTTTTCAGGAAAGCTACCAGAGTGTGGGGGATTTGGGCGAGACCATTTCGCTCCTTTTGCCGCGGACCAGCCTGGGAGGTTCGGACAAATCGCTCTCGGAATGGTTCCGATATCTCGGTATGCTGCCCGGCATGAGCGACGAAGAGAAGCGCGACCACATTATGCAGGCCTGGATGCAGCTTTCGCAGCACGAGACATTTGTTTTCAACAAGCTGCTCATGGGCAGTTTCCGCATTGGCGTATCGCAGACGCTCGTCGTGCGTGCGCTCGCGGAAGCGACTGAAACGGATTCCAACGTGATTGCGCACCGCGTAATGGGCCAATGGGACCCGCTGGAAACCACTTTCGAGCAGCTCATTCTCGACAAAGGCGAAAACGACAATGCATCGCGGCCCTACCCGTTTTTTCTCGCCTATCCGATCGAAGGCGACGTGGCGGACCTCGGCGAGGCAATCGATTGGTTTGCCGAATGGAAATGGGACGGAATCCGGTCGCAGGTGATCTACCGGAATCAGGAGCTGTTCATCTGGACGAGGGGCGAAGAGCTATCCACTGAGAAATTCCCCGAACTGCATTTTCTCAGCGACGTTCTGCCCGAAGGCACTGTGCTCGACGGCGAGATCGTGACTTACATGAATGGCCGGCCGATGCCTTTCAATGTGCTGCAAACGCGCATTGGAAGGAAAAATCTCTCTAAAAAAGTGCTTGAAGAAGCGCCGGTGGCGTTTTTGGCCTATGATATTCTTGAAGCAAACGGCGTGGACATTCGTGGCCTCACACAGGAGCAGCGCCGCGCGCAGCTGGAAGCGATCCACGCCAATGTGCCGCCGCAAAACCATTTCAACCTGTCGCCGCTGATCGATTTCACGGACTGGCAGCAGCTGCGGGAGCTGCATCCGCAATCGCGCGAGAATATCGCGGAAGGATTTATGATCAAGCGAAAAGCGGGCATTTACCAGGTTGGCAGGAAAAAAGGCGACTGGTGGAAGTGGAAAATCGATCCGCTGAGCGTGGACGCCGTGCTCATTTACGCCCAAAAAGGCTCCGGTCGCCGTGCCGAGCTCTTCACGGATTACACCTTCGCGGTCTGGGGCGACGACGGCAAGCTGGTTCCATTCGCGAAAGCCTACTCCGGCCTCACCGACGCCGAAATCGGTCAGGTGGATTACTTCATCAAGCGCAACGTCCTCGAAAAATTCGGCCCTGTCCGGACGGTAAAGCCGGAACTGGTTTTTGAAATTGGCTTTGAAGGCATCAACGAATCCTCCCGCCACAAATCGGGAATAGCCGTACGCTTTCCGCGGATTTTGAGATGGAGGAAGGATAAGAAGGCGGCGGAGGCGGATAGCCTTCAATCACTCAGGGCGATTCTGGAAGGGTTCAAATGA
- a CDS encoding ligase-associated DNA damage response exonuclease has protein sequence MPKQPLLQFTGKSIYCAVADVHIDPWIPVGRAIITHAHSDHARWGSRHYLAHQDSEPILRLRLGQDINLQTVQYGEKFMINGAKFSLHPAGHIIGSAQVRVEYQGEVWVASGDYKLEDDHFATPFEPVKCNVFITESTFGLPIYKWQPQQQVMSEIDDWWAQNRADGKTSVLMGYSLGKMQRILKNIQLQDDVLYAHGAIYTVNERLREAGFDLPELTLVTKETDRKLFRGALVLAPPSADGTTWIKKFAPYSVGYCSGWMALRGAKNRRAVDQGFVLSDHVDWPDLNRAVKETGAEKVYVTHGYTSIYSRWLNENGIEAAEVTTMYGNEDENEEEETVQDASAGKEAYEEHKQQLEGEKHAEHNDFEP, from the coding sequence ATGCCAAAACAGCCACTCTTACAGTTCACGGGAAAAAGCATATACTGTGCCGTTGCCGACGTCCACATCGACCCGTGGATTCCGGTTGGCCGGGCGATCATCACACACGCACACAGCGATCACGCGCGCTGGGGCAGCCGGCATTACCTGGCGCACCAGGACAGCGAGCCGATCCTGCGGCTGCGGCTCGGGCAGGACATTAACCTGCAAACCGTGCAGTACGGCGAGAAATTCATGATCAACGGCGCGAAGTTTTCTTTGCATCCGGCAGGGCATATCATCGGCTCGGCGCAGGTGCGGGTTGAGTACCAGGGCGAAGTGTGGGTGGCGAGCGGCGACTACAAGCTCGAAGACGATCATTTCGCTACGCCCTTTGAACCAGTCAAATGCAATGTGTTCATTACCGAATCCACGTTTGGACTACCTATATATAAATGGCAGCCGCAGCAGCAGGTCATGTCGGAAATCGACGACTGGTGGGCGCAAAACCGTGCCGACGGCAAAACCAGCGTGCTGATGGGCTATTCGCTGGGTAAAATGCAGCGTATTTTGAAGAACATTCAGTTGCAGGACGACGTGCTGTATGCGCACGGCGCCATTTACACCGTAAACGAAAGGCTTCGGGAGGCAGGTTTCGATCTGCCCGAACTCACGCTGGTTACCAAAGAAACCGACCGAAAATTGTTCCGTGGCGCATTGGTACTGGCCCCGCCGTCGGCCGACGGTACGACGTGGATCAAGAAATTTGCACCGTATTCAGTGGGCTACTGCTCGGGCTGGATGGCTTTGCGGGGTGCCAAAAATCGCCGCGCAGTGGACCAGGGCTTTGTGCTGAGCGACCACGTCGACTGGCCCGACCTGAACCGGGCCGTAAAAGAAACCGGTGCCGAAAAAGTATATGTTACCCACGGTTATACGAGCATTTACTCCCGCTGGCTCAACGAAAACGGCATTGAAGCGGCCGAAGTGACTACGATGTACGGCAATGAGGATGAAAATGAAGAAGAGGAAACCGTGCAGGACGCCAGCGCCGGCAAGGAGGCTTACGAGGAGCATAAGCAGCAGCTGGAAGGCGAAAAACATGCGGAACATAACGATTTTGAGCCATGA
- a CDS encoding ABC transporter substrate-binding protein, with protein sequence MLRIISLLFLAGLLVQGCAPSGEGQQEQSAAADTSTQFVTTDIHHARGFTIRYFRDFKLVSIINPFGANGDTIQYILQKAGAAVPKSYPKAQRITIPVKSLAAMSSMHIGLLHFLDAEDVLTGLGSLQYVFSPYVIDRIKGGKVVGVGRDQGLNDEKVVEMQPDVVMTVGNPGGKMDHYKVLREAGIPVLINSEWVEQTPLARAEWVKLMAALLDKEQLVNEKFAKVESEYQRLTALAANAAKKPTVLSGLNTKDAWFVPSGNSYMARFFADAGADYPWQTTQSTGSLPLHFEAVYPKALTADYWLNVGFDPADSRKSILAQDSRYADFNAFKNRQMYSYNNRVNALGSNDFFESGSVNPHIVLADLIHIFHPGLQPGYQLYYYKRLPE encoded by the coding sequence ATGCTTAGAATCATCAGTCTGCTCTTTCTTGCGGGCCTGCTTGTGCAGGGCTGTGCGCCGTCCGGAGAGGGCCAGCAAGAGCAGTCAGCTGCCGCCGATACGTCCACACAGTTTGTAACGACGGACATCCATCACGCCCGCGGTTTCACGATCCGCTATTTCCGCGATTTCAAGCTGGTGAGTATCATCAATCCATTCGGTGCGAATGGCGACACGATTCAGTATATCCTGCAAAAAGCGGGTGCAGCTGTTCCCAAAAGCTACCCGAAAGCGCAGCGGATCACGATTCCCGTAAAAAGCCTGGCGGCAATGTCGTCCATGCACATCGGCCTGCTTCACTTTCTCGACGCCGAAGATGTTTTGACGGGCCTCGGAAGCCTCCAATATGTGTTTTCACCTTATGTAATCGACAGGATTAAGGGCGGAAAGGTAGTCGGAGTGGGCCGCGACCAGGGTTTGAATGACGAAAAAGTGGTTGAAATGCAGCCCGATGTGGTCATGACCGTCGGCAATCCGGGCGGAAAAATGGACCATTACAAGGTGCTCCGGGAAGCCGGCATTCCTGTGCTTATCAACTCCGAATGGGTGGAGCAAACACCCCTGGCCCGTGCCGAATGGGTGAAGCTCATGGCCGCGTTGCTGGATAAAGAACAGCTGGTGAACGAAAAATTTGCGAAAGTTGAATCAGAATATCAGCGACTTACAGCCCTGGCGGCCAACGCTGCCAAAAAGCCCACCGTTTTATCAGGCCTGAACACCAAAGATGCCTGGTTCGTACCCAGCGGCAACAGCTATATGGCGCGCTTTTTCGCCGACGCCGGTGCCGACTATCCCTGGCAAACTACCCAGTCGACAGGCAGTTTGCCGCTGCATTTCGAAGCCGTTTACCCAAAGGCATTAACGGCCGACTACTGGCTGAACGTCGGCTTCGATCCCGCCGACAGCCGGAAGAGCATTCTGGCGCAAGACTCGCGCTATGCCGATTTTAATGCATTTAAAAACAGGCAGATGTACAGCTACAACAACCGCGTGAATGCACTGGGCTCCAATGACTTTTTTGAATCGGGCAGCGTTAACCCGCATATTGTGCTAGCCGACTTGATCCACATTTTCCATCCCGGGCTACAACCGGGTTACCAGCTTTACTACTACAAACGACTTCCCGAATGA
- a CDS encoding iron ABC transporter permease, giving the protein MTHAGDSRRWMFGLLGVLAVALFCLDIMLGSVAIPFKEVFRIVTTGESENRAWLFIIEKIRLPKALTAVLAGCGLSVSGLQMQTLFRNPLAGPSELGITAGAGLGVAAVMLAGGSSASMYAISQLGISGSWLIIGMASLGSGLVLSLILLIAGRVRDNVILLIVGVMIGTITLSIISIWQYFSQPEQLQEYIMWTFGSLGGVTGYHLYVLSGVVTAGLMLAFASSKSLNALLLGENYARSMGLTVGRTRLVIMLSTSLLTGSITAFCGPIGFVGIAIPHIARPLFKTSNHRVLIPATCLAGTVLLLLCDIIAQLPGSQTVIPINVVTSLLGAPVVIWIIIRRNNIRSAFS; this is encoded by the coding sequence ATGACGCACGCCGGTGATAGCAGAAGGTGGATGTTTGGCTTGCTGGGTGTGCTGGCGGTCGCGCTGTTCTGCCTGGACATTATGCTGGGTTCGGTAGCCATTCCGTTCAAGGAAGTGTTCCGCATTGTCACCACGGGCGAGTCCGAAAACCGTGCATGGCTTTTTATTATTGAAAAAATCAGATTGCCGAAAGCGCTTACCGCTGTGCTGGCTGGCTGCGGCCTTTCCGTGAGTGGCTTGCAAATGCAAACGCTCTTCCGTAACCCGCTGGCCGGGCCGTCGGAGCTGGGCATTACCGCCGGGGCCGGGCTGGGTGTTGCGGCCGTGATGCTCGCAGGCGGAAGCAGTGCGAGCATGTATGCGATCAGCCAACTGGGCATTTCGGGGAGCTGGCTTATTATCGGCATGGCCTCGCTGGGCTCGGGGCTGGTGCTGTCGCTCATTCTGCTCATTGCAGGCAGGGTCCGCGACAATGTGATCCTGCTCATCGTAGGCGTCATGATCGGCACCATTACCCTATCTATTATCAGTATTTGGCAATATTTCAGTCAGCCGGAACAATTGCAGGAGTACATTATGTGGACGTTCGGCTCGCTGGGCGGTGTTACGGGCTATCATTTATACGTGCTGTCGGGTGTAGTAACGGCGGGCTTGATGCTCGCATTTGCTTCTTCCAAATCCCTTAATGCATTGCTTTTAGGTGAAAACTATGCGCGAAGCATGGGGCTCACCGTCGGGCGGACCAGGCTTGTGATCATGCTTAGCACGAGCCTGCTCACGGGCAGCATTACCGCCTTTTGCGGTCCTATCGGCTTTGTGGGCATCGCCATTCCGCATATTGCCCGGCCGCTTTTCAAAACGTCCAACCATCGGGTGCTCATTCCGGCTACCTGTCTGGCGGGGACGGTGCTGCTGCTGCTTTGTGATATCATTGCACAGCTCCCCGGTTCTCAAACCGTCATTCCGATTAATGTGGTGACCTCCCTGCTGGGTGCGCCGGTGGTCATCTGGATCATTATTCGCCGCAATAATATACGCTCCGCATTTTCATGA
- a CDS encoding ABC transporter ATP-binding protein — MKEPAIILEAHDLAIGYRSAGNVRTVAKGLHLQLRTGMLVCLLGSNGAGKSTLMRTLSGLQPALDGQVVIGNRALASLKPTELARQLSLVLTDRTDTGNLTAREVVALGRTPYTGWLGSLTAVDHAKIDLSIAQTGIAPLLDRPLHQLSDGEKQKVMLARALAQDTALIMLDEPTAHLDLPNRVEMMRLLHMLARDTRKAILLSTHELDLALQTADELWLMHPDGRILAGLPEDLVLNGAFEATFAQSGFPFDRSTGTFVIHQPADEPQIYLEGAERPLFWAKRALQREGMGIGRYRDAPCRVTVTESDSGFEAEINFGTAAFKVTSVQELIERLRLIFPSPANAAP, encoded by the coding sequence ATGAAAGAGCCGGCCATTATACTCGAAGCGCATGATCTGGCAATCGGCTACCGGTCGGCGGGCAACGTACGGACCGTGGCGAAGGGCCTTCACCTGCAACTTCGGACGGGCATGCTAGTGTGCCTGCTCGGCTCCAACGGGGCGGGCAAATCCACGCTGATGCGCACATTGAGCGGCTTGCAACCGGCACTCGACGGCCAGGTCGTGATCGGCAACCGCGCACTCGCCTCATTGAAACCGACGGAACTGGCCCGGCAGCTAAGCCTGGTCCTCACCGACCGCACCGACACCGGCAATCTTACCGCGCGGGAAGTGGTGGCGCTCGGCCGCACGCCTTACACCGGCTGGCTGGGTTCGCTCACAGCCGTCGACCATGCAAAAATCGACCTCAGCATTGCGCAAACGGGCATTGCCCCCCTGCTCGACCGCCCTTTGCACCAGCTTAGCGACGGCGAAAAGCAAAAGGTAATGCTCGCGCGCGCGCTCGCGCAGGACACCGCGCTGATCATGCTCGACGAACCCACAGCGCATCTCGATCTGCCCAACCGGGTCGAAATGATGCGCCTGCTGCACATGCTTGCCCGCGACACGCGCAAGGCCATCCTGCTGAGCACCCACGAGCTGGACCTGGCCCTGCAAACCGCCGACGAGCTGTGGCTCATGCACCCCGACGGCCGCATTCTGGCCGGGCTCCCGGAAGACCTCGTGCTGAATGGCGCATTTGAAGCGACCTTCGCGCAAAGCGGCTTTCCATTCGACCGCTCTACGGGCACATTCGTCATTCACCAACCGGCAGACGAGCCGCAGATCTACCTCGAAGGCGCCGAACGGCCGCTATTTTGGGCAAAACGTGCATTGCAGCGTGAAGGAATGGGCATCGGGCGGTACCGCGATGCCCCCTGCCGCGTGACGGTTACAGAATCGGACAGCGGCTTCGAGGCTGAAATAAACTTCGGGACAGCGGCCTTCAAAGTCACTTCCGTTCAGGAACTTATTGAAAGGTTGCGGCTCATTTTCCCTTCCCCGGCAAATGCTGCGCCGTGA
- a CDS encoding ArnT family glycosyltransferase, with the protein MILLIPLAMILATASCYVALYKDSEQSFRRSLITASILVFFFIAVSTELLGLLNAVNRFGIALSWLLFDAALAATWIRIKKAHRVTHRSLGQRWLSGIRRFYQSVGPLTVFMLGVLSAITLCVAVVAIPNNQDSLSYHLSRLGYWAQQGNVAHYASHIERSISFSPFSEYVHLHTFLLSGSVHYFQLLQWGCLAGILLLVSMIVRLFSTSAAALRIALCFAATLPIVVLESMTTQNDLVVAFFLVATAFFVFDYLQNKQQTSLYLIALCCAAGMFTKGTFLFYALPFGGYLIIRMIGQPAMRKHLLGFVAAGVVLTLALNTPFWYRTYVLFGSPVGTISNGNQNDLQRPADYVSSVSKHVFLHLGFVSPGNRYNDFLHTQLKNLHAAMGIPLDRPGLGMPFKMNKLNFNEDFAHNFFGIWLILAGIPLLWCARLQRAANWYAALTLLSFLTFCFFISYQTYGSRLHIAFFLLAAPVVGIAYAAVLPAFLSRLLPVVLWLAALPFALLSASHPLLSTRWFFEKIFPTVNNALHLNMRIDAANLNLKQESVLHATPGRLFWGDHWAGLQGLFERANALNPQKIGFAFTEASFDFAYQFLLRKPGREFAHVMVGNPSRVLENPVFQPDLIISEKNMGNGFDYNGQSYRLDWQSDDRWLYVSVN; encoded by the coding sequence ATGATTCTTTTGATCCCGCTGGCGATGATACTGGCCACGGCCAGTTGCTACGTGGCGCTCTACAAAGATTCCGAGCAATCCTTTCGCCGCTCGCTGATTACAGCTTCCATACTCGTTTTCTTCTTTATCGCAGTCAGTACCGAGCTGCTGGGGCTGCTCAATGCCGTCAACCGCTTTGGCATTGCCCTAAGCTGGCTGCTATTCGACGCCGCGCTGGCTGCGACATGGATTAGGATAAAAAAGGCCCATCGTGTAACACACCGGTCGCTGGGTCAAAGATGGCTAAGCGGCATCCGGCGTTTTTATCAAAGCGTCGGTCCGCTCACGGTCTTCATGCTGGGCGTACTTTCAGCTATTACCTTGTGCGTGGCGGTGGTGGCGATCCCCAACAATCAGGATTCGCTCAGTTACCATCTCAGCCGGCTGGGTTACTGGGCTCAGCAGGGCAATGTGGCGCATTACGCCTCGCACATCGAACGGTCCATTTCATTCAGTCCGTTTTCGGAATATGTTCATTTGCACACGTTCCTGCTATCCGGCTCGGTCCATTACTTTCAGCTACTGCAATGGGGCTGTCTGGCGGGTATATTACTGCTCGTTTCGATGATTGTGAGGCTGTTTTCAACGTCCGCGGCGGCACTGCGTATCGCATTGTGCTTCGCCGCGACGCTCCCGATCGTGGTTCTGGAGTCGATGACCACCCAGAATGACCTTGTCGTGGCATTCTTTCTCGTGGCAACCGCTTTTTTTGTATTTGATTATCTCCAAAACAAACAACAAACGAGCCTGTACCTCATTGCGCTCTGCTGTGCCGCCGGCATGTTCACCAAAGGAACGTTCCTATTTTACGCCCTCCCTTTCGGCGGCTACCTCATCATCCGGATGATCGGGCAACCGGCCATGCGGAAACACCTCTTAGGCTTTGTGGCCGCTGGTGTGGTGCTCACGCTGGCGCTCAACACACCGTTTTGGTACCGCACTTATGTGCTGTTCGGCTCGCCCGTCGGCACAATCAGCAATGGCAACCAAAACGACCTGCAACGCCCCGCCGACTATGTTTCGTCGGTAAGCAAGCATGTTTTCCTGCATCTCGGCTTCGTTTCCCCCGGCAACCGCTATAACGATTTCCTTCACACGCAGCTCAAAAATCTGCATGCGGCGATGGGCATTCCGCTCGACAGGCCGGGCCTGGGAATGCCGTTCAAGATGAATAAGCTGAATTTCAACGAGGATTTTGCCCATAATTTTTTCGGGATCTGGCTGATCCTCGCCGGTATTCCGCTGCTCTGGTGTGCACGTTTGCAACGAGCGGCCAATTGGTACGCAGCGCTCACATTGCTCAGCTTTCTCACCTTTTGCTTTTTTATCAGTTATCAAACGTACGGCTCGCGGCTGCATATCGCATTCTTTCTGCTTGCTGCGCCTGTGGTAGGCATTGCGTACGCTGCGGTGCTGCCCGCATTCCTGTCGCGTTTGCTGCCCGTGGTGCTCTGGCTGGCGGCGCTGCCATTCGCGTTACTCAGCGCATCGCACCCGCTGCTTTCCACCCGTTGGTTTTTTGAAAAAATATTTCCGACGGTTAACAATGCCTTGCATTTGAACATGCGCATCGACGCTGCCAACCTGAACCTCAAACAGGAAAGTGTACTGCACGCCACGCCGGGCCGGCTGTTCTGGGGCGACCATTGGGCCGGGCTGCAAGGACTTTTCGAGCGGGCAAACGCACTCAATCCCCAAAAAATCGGTTTTGCTTTTACGGAAGCCAGTTTCGACTTCGCCTACCAGTTTTTGCTTCGGAAGCCCGGGCGTGAATTTGCCCACGTGATGGTCGGTAATCCGTCGCGGGTGCTGGAAAATCCCGTATTTCAGCCGGATTTGATCATTTCCGAAAAGAATATGGGTAACGGGTTTGATTACAATGGTCAATCCTACCGGCTCGACTGGCAAAGTGACGACCGATGGCTGTACGTTTCAGTGAATTGA
- a CDS encoding ketosteroid isomerase-related protein: MTALETVQQYYEAFNAKNWKGMLALLHPEVRHEANQGDVRIGLEKFTEFLQKMDEAYEETLTNMVFFSEPQDKRVAVEFVVNGIYKKAEDGLPEAHGQSYVLPAGAFLEVTDGKISRVTTYYNLPLWIELVSKP, from the coding sequence ATGACTGCACTGGAAACCGTTCAGCAATACTATGAGGCCTTTAATGCGAAGAACTGGAAAGGCATGCTTGCGCTGCTTCATCCGGAAGTAAGGCACGAGGCCAACCAGGGCGATGTGCGCATTGGTTTGGAAAAATTCACTGAGTTTCTTCAAAAAATGGACGAAGCATACGAAGAAACGCTGACGAACATGGTGTTTTTCTCCGAGCCTCAGGACAAGCGTGTTGCGGTGGAGTTTGTTGTAAATGGCATTTATAAAAAAGCGGAAGATGGCCTTCCCGAAGCGCACGGACAGTCGTATGTGCTGCCCGCCGGGGCATTCCTGGAAGTCACCGATGGCAAGATCAGCCGTGTAACCACCTACTACAACCTTCCGCTCTGGATCGAGCTCGTTTCAAAACCATGA
- a CDS encoding GNAT family N-acetyltransferase encodes MTNELTFVRKTGAGIADVFDDLAGLRIAVFRDYPYLYEGSLDYEKGYLQTYLRSDRSFLFAVYDGHEMVGATTCIPLEDETAEIRKPFEDAGFDIASVFYFGESILLPAYRGKGLGHRFFDEREAHARTFGQFALCCFCSVDRGKNHPLKPADHRPNDAFWLKRGYREEPALQSVMEWPDLGETASTPKKMIFWTKPITY; translated from the coding sequence ATGACCAACGAACTGACATTCGTCCGTAAGACCGGCGCCGGCATTGCGGACGTTTTCGATGACCTGGCCGGGCTGCGGATTGCTGTTTTCAGGGATTACCCTTACTTGTACGAAGGCAGCTTAGATTATGAAAAGGGCTATTTGCAAACATACCTTCGCTCGGACCGCTCCTTTCTTTTTGCTGTTTACGATGGCCATGAGATGGTTGGCGCAACGACCTGCATTCCATTGGAGGACGAAACGGCGGAAATCCGCAAGCCGTTCGAAGATGCAGGCTTCGACATTGCTTCGGTATTTTACTTCGGAGAAAGCATCCTGCTGCCCGCCTACCGTGGAAAAGGACTCGGGCACCGCTTTTTCGACGAGCGCGAGGCACATGCACGGACATTCGGGCAATTCGCCCTGTGCTGCTTCTGCTCCGTCGACCGCGGCAAAAATCACCCGTTGAAACCGGCTGACCACCGGCCGAACGACGCGTTCTGGCTGAAACGCGGCTACCGCGAAGAGCCCGCATTGCAAAGCGTGATGGAATGGCCCGATCTCGGAGAAACGGCGTCCACGCCCAAAAAGATGATTTTCTGGACAAAACCGATTACCTATTGA